One part of the Arthrobacter tumbae genome encodes these proteins:
- a CDS encoding DUF2277 domain-containing protein, translating to MCRNIRTLHNFEPSATSEEVHAAALQYVRKISGATKPSKANQEAFDRAVDEIGFITERLLAELVTSAPPKDRDEEAAKAKERSARRFATA from the coding sequence ATGTGCAGGAATATCAGGACACTCCATAATTTTGAGCCCTCCGCCACCAGCGAAGAGGTTCATGCGGCTGCGCTGCAGTACGTCCGGAAAATCAGTGGTGCCACCAAACCATCAAAGGCGAACCAGGAAGCCTTCGATCGCGCTGTGGACGAGATCGGATTCATCACCGAGCGACTCCTGGCGGAGCTGGTCACTTCAGCGCCGCCGAAGGACCGGGACGAGGAGGCCGCGAAGGCGAAGGAGCGTTCAGCGCGCCGGTTCGCAACGGCCTGA
- the qcrC gene encoding cytochrome bc1 complex diheme cytochrome c subunit yields MKALSQRRRHPLAAIALLLMGLLLTGGIYAVASNANEAKAQTTFSASDIEEGEKLFVANCATCHGMGASGTEDGPSLIGVGAASVDFQVGTGRMPLQMQGPQALQKPVQFTDEQIQQMAAYVASLGAGPSIPGEEELGLEGADPAAGGELFRVNCAMCHNAAAAGGALTRGKFAPALEGVTDKHIYEAMVTGPQNMPVFSDANITPEDKQDIIAFLNIIEEQGSPGGADLGSLGPVSEGLFIWVAGLGVIIAFTVWLTSRSS; encoded by the coding sequence GTGAAGGCACTTTCGCAGAGGCGGCGTCACCCCCTGGCAGCAATAGCGCTGCTGCTCATGGGATTGTTGCTAACAGGTGGCATCTACGCCGTCGCGAGCAACGCGAACGAGGCCAAGGCACAAACCACTTTCTCGGCCAGTGACATCGAAGAAGGCGAAAAGCTATTCGTGGCCAACTGCGCCACCTGCCATGGCATGGGTGCCTCCGGTACGGAGGACGGCCCGTCGCTGATCGGCGTTGGAGCCGCGTCCGTTGACTTCCAGGTCGGCACCGGGCGCATGCCGCTGCAGATGCAGGGCCCCCAGGCGCTGCAGAAGCCGGTTCAGTTCACTGATGAGCAGATCCAGCAGATGGCGGCCTACGTTGCCTCACTAGGTGCCGGTCCGTCCATTCCAGGCGAGGAGGAACTCGGCCTTGAAGGTGCCGACCCCGCCGCCGGCGGTGAACTCTTTCGGGTGAACTGCGCAATGTGCCACAACGCTGCGGCCGCAGGTGGAGCCTTGACCCGGGGCAAGTTCGCCCCGGCGCTCGAAGGCGTGACCGACAAGCACATCTACGAGGCAATGGTCACCGGGCCTCAGAACATGCCGGTATTCAGCGACGCAAACATCACCCCAGAAGACAAACAGGACATTATCGCCTTCCTCAACATCATTGAAGAGCAGGGTTCCCCGGGCGGAGCGGACCTCGGTTCTCTCGGACCGGTGTCAGAAGGTCTCTTCATCTGGGTTGCAGGGCTCGGAGTGATCATCGCATTCACAGTCTGGCTGACATCCCGCTCCTCGTAG
- a CDS encoding MFS transporter has protein sequence MSIIGTLREGSGSGRPGVSRRNVLTVLCLTEITSWGVLFYAFPVLAGEISSTTGWTLPVVNGAFSTGLVCSALTGLAVGRILDRSGPRAVMTAGSVLAGPSLCLVALAGSLPMFFAGWVATGVAMGMVLYPPAFAAVTRWWSIGRTRALTILTIVGGLASTVFAPLTAFISTGVGWRSTYLILALVLLVVTVPAHFFGLRRPWEPHRAEACGVKLTHRPPSDIARSVPFLALVAAVSLAALASFAAVVNLVPLLTERGIDTTLAATALGIGGVGQVLGRLGYSLFERLPLRLRTALVLLATTLTTALLGLTETLTAALLIALAAGVARGIFTLLHATAVPDRWGSAHYGRLTALVASPITLATALGPWAGAALAALFGSYSRAFLVLAAINALAILLAFYSVPREVTRADRRT, from the coding sequence ATGTCGATTATCGGCACTTTACGGGAGGGGTCGGGAAGCGGCAGGCCTGGCGTCTCGCGGCGCAACGTGCTGACGGTTCTGTGCCTGACGGAAATCACCAGTTGGGGTGTTCTCTTCTACGCCTTCCCGGTTCTTGCCGGTGAGATCAGTTCGACCACCGGTTGGACGCTGCCTGTTGTCAACGGCGCGTTCTCGACCGGACTGGTCTGTTCGGCGCTCACCGGACTGGCTGTCGGTCGGATTCTGGACCGCAGCGGGCCCCGGGCCGTGATGACAGCAGGGTCTGTCCTTGCCGGACCCTCGCTGTGCCTGGTCGCTCTGGCCGGTAGCCTACCGATGTTCTTCGCAGGCTGGGTGGCAACAGGAGTAGCCATGGGCATGGTGCTCTACCCGCCGGCGTTCGCCGCTGTGACGCGCTGGTGGAGCATTGGCCGCACCCGCGCGCTGACTATTCTCACCATTGTCGGCGGGCTGGCCAGTACCGTCTTTGCACCCCTGACAGCCTTCATTTCGACCGGTGTCGGTTGGCGCTCAACCTATCTGATCCTTGCGCTCGTACTTCTCGTCGTGACCGTTCCGGCACACTTTTTCGGGCTTCGCCGGCCATGGGAGCCACACCGGGCCGAGGCCTGCGGGGTAAAGCTCACGCACCGTCCGCCCAGTGATATCGCCAGGAGCGTGCCGTTTCTGGCACTCGTGGCGGCTGTCAGCCTGGCCGCCCTGGCGTCCTTCGCCGCCGTCGTCAATCTGGTTCCGCTGCTGACCGAGCGCGGGATCGACACCACGCTGGCCGCCACGGCACTGGGAATCGGCGGCGTCGGCCAGGTTCTCGGCCGCTTGGGCTACAGCCTCTTCGAACGGCTTCCGCTCCGCCTCCGGACCGCGCTGGTGCTCTTGGCAACAACGCTGACGACGGCGCTGCTCGGCCTTACAGAGACTCTCACCGCTGCACTACTGATCGCCCTCGCGGCCGGCGTGGCACGCGGAATCTTCACCCTCTTGCACGCAACCGCGGTTCCAGATCGCTGGGGGTCGGCACACTACGGCCGGCTGACGGCGCTCGTCGCCTCACCCATCACCCTGGCGACGGCGCTGGGCCCCTGGGCAGGCGCAGCTCTCGCCGCGCTGTTCGGAAGCTACTCGCGCGCGTTTCTCGTGCTCGCGGCTATCAACGCCCTCGCCATCCTGCTGGCGTTCTACAGCGTGCCGCGGGAGGTCACCCGCGCCGACCGGCGAACCTAG
- a CDS encoding cytochrome c oxidase subunit 4 — translation MKVETRLFLLLVPFFVPVAIVYGFLTNWTEWVGILGILLVGGLSAMIGFYLGFTGRRVGLRPEDRRDAEIHEGSGEQGHFSPWSWWPLVLGLSAAGGFLGLAVGWWIVYVAAGLAAIALVGWVFEYSRGDHAH, via the coding sequence GTGAAGGTAGAAACACGACTGTTCCTCCTGCTGGTGCCCTTCTTCGTGCCGGTGGCCATCGTTTACGGATTTCTGACCAACTGGACTGAGTGGGTCGGCATTCTGGGGATTCTCCTGGTGGGCGGACTCTCCGCAATGATCGGCTTCTATTTGGGCTTCACTGGTCGACGCGTCGGGCTGCGTCCTGAGGATCGCCGCGATGCGGAAATTCACGAAGGATCAGGCGAACAGGGTCACTTCAGCCCTTGGAGCTGGTGGCCCCTCGTCCTCGGCCTATCTGCTGCAGGAGGGTTCCTGGGACTCGCTGTAGGCTGGTGGATCGTATACGTCGCCGCCGGGCTTGCAGCCATCGCGCTCGTCGGTTGGGTGTTTGAGTACAGCAGGGGAGACCACGCCCACTAG
- a CDS encoding GntR family transcriptional regulator, with protein sequence MADQLSALSTALNGRGAKHVQLRELLRDYILRHAEPGTAIPSERKLTEHFGVARMTVRHAIDALVAEDVLERIVGLGTFVAHTKVDLQMKLTSYSEEMHRRGMVPDARVLSFEQMAATPLIARELQIEQGLPVVRFRRQLLADREPMSVDENFIPAHRVPGMLDDDPPTSLYNVLSEKYGLVMEWGEDTVEATAASPSIARLLNVEMGAPLLKIQRHAYVARAMVDYSVSYYRADRYKLWVPLQRPGVRTPRTYTAKRFS encoded by the coding sequence ATGGCGGATCAGCTCAGCGCACTCAGCACTGCACTCAACGGCAGGGGCGCCAAGCACGTGCAGCTCCGCGAACTGCTGCGGGATTACATCCTGCGGCATGCGGAGCCTGGCACGGCCATCCCTTCCGAGCGAAAGCTGACCGAACACTTCGGCGTTGCGCGGATGACGGTACGCCATGCCATCGATGCGCTGGTCGCCGAAGATGTGTTGGAGCGCATCGTGGGCCTCGGCACCTTCGTTGCCCACACGAAAGTCGACCTGCAGATGAAGCTCACCTCATACAGTGAGGAGATGCACCGCCGGGGTATGGTGCCGGATGCCCGTGTACTCAGCTTCGAGCAGATGGCTGCCACGCCGCTCATTGCCCGCGAGTTGCAGATCGAGCAGGGACTCCCGGTTGTGAGGTTCCGGCGTCAGTTGCTGGCGGATCGTGAACCCATGAGCGTGGATGAGAACTTCATTCCGGCACACCGTGTACCGGGAATGCTTGATGATGACCCGCCCACGTCCCTGTACAACGTTCTCAGCGAGAAGTATGGGCTCGTTATGGAATGGGGAGAAGATACAGTGGAGGCGACTGCGGCATCGCCGTCCATTGCCCGCTTGCTGAACGTCGAGATGGGCGCGCCGCTCCTGAAGATTCAGCGGCACGCCTATGTTGCCCGCGCGATGGTGGACTATTCCGTCTCGTATTACCGGGCCGACCGCTACAAGCTCTGGGTTCCGCTTCAGCGCCCGGGCGTTCGCACTCCCCGGACGTACACTGCCAAGCGCTTCAGCTGA
- a CDS encoding VOC family protein produces the protein MTTRLNPYLGFRDTAKDAMTYYQTVFGGELTLSTFRDFQASEDESELDKIMHGMLTADNGMVLMAADTPNSMDYTPGNTFSISLSGEDEGELRVYWDRLAGEGTVTVPLEVAPWGDHFGMCTDKYGVAWLINIAGKPQQ, from the coding sequence ATGACCACCCGCCTGAATCCCTACCTTGGCTTCCGGGATACCGCCAAGGATGCGATGACCTACTACCAGACCGTCTTCGGTGGTGAACTGACTCTCAGCACGTTCCGGGATTTTCAAGCCAGCGAGGACGAGAGCGAGCTGGACAAGATCATGCACGGAATGCTGACCGCCGACAACGGAATGGTCCTGATGGCGGCAGATACTCCCAACAGCATGGACTACACCCCGGGCAATACGTTTTCCATTTCCCTCAGTGGCGAGGACGAAGGAGAGCTTCGCGTTTATTGGGACCGTCTGGCCGGCGAGGGAACAGTGACTGTTCCGCTCGAAGTTGCACCCTGGGGCGACCACTTCGGAATGTGCACTGACAAATACGGTGTTGCCTGGCTGATCAACATCGCCGGTAAGCCGCAGCAGTAG
- the qcrA gene encoding cytochrome bc1 complex Rieske iron-sulfur subunit, which yields MADHSHGSPENAVTVAKPGQGGVQKFQDPGLPPHRPRLADTDPRAEKRAERQVGVLFLVSIFGTLLFFFGYFFIPLDQTIGTLRLQNLLLGLGTAFAMLGIGVGIVHWAKTLMPDHEIAEDRHEIRPEADRADAEKIVGDILEESGIKRRPLIRNTLLGAGILAIFPAIAIFRDLGPLPGDVLRQTMWDEGVRLTRDPSGTPIRASDVTMGSAFHVIPEGLNEAEHKLEEKAKAVVLLMRLSPESLNPSPGREDWGYDGIVAYSKICTHVGCPVALYEQQTHHLLCPCHQSTFDLTQECKVIFGPAVRPLPQLPISVDDEGYLVATSDFQEPVGPSYWERGV from the coding sequence ATGGCCGACCATAGTCACGGCAGCCCGGAGAACGCGGTTACCGTAGCTAAACCTGGTCAGGGCGGCGTGCAGAAGTTCCAGGACCCTGGACTCCCGCCGCACCGGCCGCGCTTGGCTGACACCGATCCCCGCGCAGAGAAGCGCGCAGAGCGCCAGGTGGGAGTGCTGTTCCTCGTCTCCATCTTCGGTACCCTGCTTTTCTTCTTCGGGTATTTCTTCATACCGCTCGATCAGACCATCGGAACCCTCCGCCTTCAGAACCTGCTCCTTGGTTTGGGAACCGCATTTGCCATGCTCGGCATTGGCGTCGGGATCGTGCACTGGGCAAAAACCCTGATGCCCGACCATGAAATTGCTGAGGACCGGCACGAGATCCGACCGGAAGCAGACCGGGCTGACGCCGAGAAGATCGTTGGCGACATCCTGGAAGAATCCGGAATCAAGCGACGCCCGCTGATCCGCAATACGCTCCTCGGCGCCGGAATCCTCGCAATCTTCCCGGCCATAGCAATCTTCCGCGACCTTGGTCCCCTGCCCGGTGATGTGCTTCGCCAGACCATGTGGGATGAAGGCGTTCGCTTGACCCGCGATCCGAGCGGCACGCCGATCAGGGCATCGGACGTCACCATGGGCTCGGCGTTCCACGTCATCCCGGAGGGCCTCAATGAGGCTGAACACAAGCTGGAGGAAAAGGCGAAGGCCGTTGTCCTCCTGATGCGCCTGAGCCCGGAATCGCTGAACCCGTCTCCGGGGCGTGAGGACTGGGGCTATGACGGCATTGTTGCCTACTCAAAGATCTGTACCCACGTGGGCTGCCCTGTGGCCCTTTACGAGCAGCAGACTCATCACCTGCTCTGTCCGTGCCATCAGTCGACCTTCGATCTCACTCAGGAGTGCAAGGTCATCTTCGGCCCGGCCGTCCGGCCGCTACCACAACTGCCCATCTCGGTGGATGATGAAGGTTACCTGGTAGCGACGAGTGACTTCCAAGAACCCGTAGGACCAAGTTACTGGGAGCGTGGAGTGTGA
- the ctaE gene encoding aa3-type cytochrome oxidase subunit III, translated as MTTATHAPSSTAHPTLNRPNMVSVGTVVWLSSELMFFAGLFAMYFTLRSTSGELWAAETEKLNVPFALINTIILVSSSFTCQMGVFAAERLQPRRVGGVFNIARWGMVEWYLLTFLMGSVFVAVQAYEYAELVAEGITLSANAYGSSFYITTGFHGLHVIGGLIAFLFIIGRAYAAKRFGHFEATSAIVTSYYWHFVDVVWIGLFIIIYFLK; from the coding sequence GTGACGACAGCGACCCATGCCCCCAGCTCCACTGCGCATCCAACACTGAACCGGCCGAACATGGTCTCGGTTGGCACGGTTGTATGGCTTTCCAGTGAACTTATGTTCTTTGCCGGACTCTTCGCCATGTACTTCACATTGCGCTCCACGTCCGGTGAACTCTGGGCTGCCGAAACCGAGAAGTTGAATGTGCCCTTCGCGCTGATCAACACCATCATCCTGGTCTCGAGCTCATTCACCTGCCAGATGGGTGTGTTCGCTGCAGAGCGGCTCCAGCCGCGCAGGGTAGGTGGCGTCTTCAATATCGCCAGGTGGGGCATGGTCGAGTGGTATCTTCTGACTTTCCTCATGGGCTCGGTCTTCGTTGCGGTTCAGGCCTATGAGTACGCAGAGCTCGTCGCCGAAGGAATCACCCTCTCCGCAAACGCCTACGGGTCGTCCTTCTACATCACCACCGGCTTCCACGGACTCCACGTGATCGGCGGTCTGATCGCCTTCCTTTTCATCATCGGACGTGCTTACGCAGCCAAACGGTTCGGGCATTTCGAAGCGACGTCGGCGATCGTCACTTCGTATTACTGGCACTTCGTTGACGTGGTGTGGATCGGGCTGTTCATCATCATCTACTTCTTGAAGTAG
- the trpD gene encoding anthranilate phosphoribosyltransferase, protein MTAIPASEAPATSWPQLISKLIEGKDLTAPQTRWAMDSIMEGVASHAQVAGFLVGLRAKGESVEELVGLVEAMLSRAHRIDVAGPALDIVGTGGDGLNTLNISTMSSLVAVGAGARVVKHGNRGASSSSGAADVIEALGVRLDLSVDDVARSAEEANITFCFAQVFHPSMRHVAVPRRELGVPTAFNFLGPLSNPAGVEAQALGCASERMAPLMAGVLAARGVRALVFRGSDGRDKLTTSGSSTVWEVRGGAIAEHTVHPGDFDLPVATVEALRGSDAQSNARVVRALLAGEKGPVRDAVVLNAAAGLTALDTEHSAPLVVRIRANMRRAEQSIDSGAAQAALDRWIAVTSR, encoded by the coding sequence GTGACCGCGATTCCCGCTTCCGAAGCCCCTGCAACCAGCTGGCCGCAGCTGATCTCCAAACTCATCGAGGGGAAGGATCTCACCGCGCCGCAGACCCGGTGGGCAATGGATTCCATCATGGAAGGGGTTGCCTCGCACGCCCAGGTCGCCGGATTCCTGGTGGGCCTGCGAGCAAAGGGTGAATCCGTCGAGGAACTGGTGGGGCTTGTCGAAGCGATGCTCTCGCGTGCCCACCGGATCGATGTGGCAGGGCCCGCCCTCGACATCGTGGGCACCGGGGGAGACGGCCTGAACACGCTCAACATCTCGACAATGTCCTCACTGGTGGCCGTCGGTGCCGGTGCCAGGGTAGTCAAGCACGGCAACCGCGGAGCCTCTTCGTCCTCAGGTGCCGCCGATGTCATCGAGGCGCTCGGAGTGCGGCTTGACCTGTCAGTTGACGACGTCGCGCGCTCGGCGGAAGAAGCAAACATCACCTTCTGCTTCGCGCAGGTCTTTCACCCGTCGATGCGCCACGTCGCTGTGCCGCGCAGGGAACTCGGTGTCCCTACCGCCTTTAATTTTTTGGGTCCGCTCAGTAACCCGGCCGGTGTCGAAGCGCAGGCCCTGGGTTGCGCGAGTGAACGTATGGCGCCGCTCATGGCAGGCGTTCTCGCTGCCCGCGGAGTCCGGGCGCTGGTCTTTCGGGGCAGCGACGGCCGCGACAAATTGACAACAAGCGGATCATCCACCGTCTGGGAGGTACGCGGCGGCGCCATCGCCGAACACACGGTCCACCCGGGTGATTTCGACCTGCCGGTGGCGACTGTCGAGGCCCTGCGAGGTTCCGACGCCCAAAGCAACGCGAGAGTGGTCCGTGCACTGCTGGCGGGGGAGAAGGGCCCGGTGCGGGACGCCGTCGTACTTAATGCGGCAGCGGGACTGACAGCGCTGGACACTGAGCACTCGGCCCCGCTCGTTGTGCGCATCAGGGCAAACATGCGCCGCGCAGAGCAGTCTATCGATTCCGGCGCAGCGCAGGCAGCGCTTGACCGGTGGATAGCCGTCACCAGCAGATAG
- a CDS encoding DUF3054 domain-containing protein, translating to MRSASPGRRARIRRGYTAWLTTDVVLISLFALLGHLSHYGTFSASGVARTALPFLVAYLVTTAILRPWPRALSLLRTALPLWLGTAAGGLALRVLFGDGAAVSFQIVALGVLGLFLTAPRAGARLVRRRRPLPPTTTATSRTQGAST from the coding sequence ATGAGGAGTGCGAGTCCCGGCCGCCGGGCTAGAATCAGGCGCGGATATACAGCCTGGCTGACCACCGACGTCGTGCTGATTTCCCTCTTTGCGCTCCTCGGACATCTCTCCCATTACGGGACGTTTTCCGCCTCCGGTGTCGCTCGGACAGCACTCCCCTTCCTCGTTGCATACCTCGTCACCACGGCGATTCTGCGCCCGTGGCCGCGGGCGCTTTCGCTATTGCGCACTGCACTCCCGTTATGGCTGGGCACGGCGGCCGGCGGCCTGGCGCTTCGGGTCCTGTTCGGTGACGGTGCGGCTGTGTCCTTCCAGATTGTCGCGCTCGGCGTCCTGGGACTGTTCCTCACTGCACCGCGTGCCGGTGCACGTCTCGTGCGGCGCCGTCGTCCCCTACCACCCACCACAACCGCCACCAGCCGAACCCAAGGAGCATCCACATGA
- a CDS encoding Lrp/AsnC family transcriptional regulator, producing the protein MISAFVLIQTDASRIPECAQEISELEGISEVYSVTGEWDLIAIARVNRHEDLADVIADRLSKVEGVESTTTQIAFRSYSKHDLDAAFSLGFEG; encoded by the coding sequence ATGATCAGCGCTTTCGTACTCATACAGACCGACGCCAGCCGCATCCCGGAGTGCGCCCAGGAGATCTCCGAGCTTGAGGGAATCAGCGAGGTGTACTCAGTCACAGGTGAATGGGATCTCATCGCCATTGCGCGGGTGAACCGCCACGAAGATCTCGCGGATGTGATTGCGGACCGGCTCTCAAAGGTGGAGGGCGTCGAGTCGACCACCACCCAGATCGCGTTCAGGTCCTACTCCAAGCATGATCTCGACGCCGCCTTCTCCCTTGGCTTCGAGGGCTGA
- the qcrB gene encoding cytochrome bc1 complex cytochrome b subunit, whose amino-acid sequence MSSTATGHQYQPKTSVGKITNFVDTRVGGSAIVKELGRKIFPDHWTFMFGEVALYSFVILLLSGTFLTFFFDPSMAETHYEGSYVPLRGIEMSMAYASSLDISFDIRGGLFMRQVHHWSALLFVAAVSVHMLRVFFTGAFRRPRELNWVIGGVLLILAMAAGFTGYSLPDDLLSGNGLRIIDGVIKSIPVVGTYISFFLFGGEFPGTVIIPRLYVLHILLIPALILLLIAMHLFLVVVHKHTQFPGPGRTNDNVVGYPVGPVYAAKAGGFFFIVFGIIAAISAAFTINPIWNYGPYDPSPVSAGTQPDWYIGWVDGALRLMPGILAGLPFEWQIPFPWGTNTLSLNVLFPALVPAGIVFTLLFAWPWIEAWVTKDRREKHLLDRPRNAPTRTGIGVAGVVFYCVMWAAASSDLIATHFMVSLNDVTYWLRALVIIGPFIGFIVARRIALALQRKDREIVLHGRETGRIVRLPHGEFIEVHEPVDEYKRYKLVSFDSPEALSAQADVNGHVSKGEKGRAWASKFFFEDRVAPVTPAELEEAHSHGHHGEVANEHDKAAISSR is encoded by the coding sequence GTGAGCAGCACCGCAACTGGACACCAGTACCAGCCAAAAACCAGCGTTGGCAAGATCACCAACTTCGTCGACACCCGCGTTGGCGGTTCCGCCATCGTCAAAGAGCTTGGGCGAAAGATCTTCCCCGACCACTGGACTTTCATGTTCGGCGAGGTCGCGCTTTACTCCTTCGTTATCCTTTTGCTCTCCGGCACCTTCCTGACCTTCTTCTTCGACCCTTCGATGGCCGAAACACACTACGAAGGCAGCTACGTACCGTTGCGTGGTATCGAAATGTCCATGGCGTACGCTTCCTCGCTGGATATCTCGTTTGATATCCGCGGCGGGCTGTTTATGCGCCAGGTACACCATTGGTCGGCCTTGCTCTTCGTCGCTGCAGTGTCGGTGCACATGCTTCGGGTTTTCTTCACCGGTGCATTCCGCCGGCCACGAGAGCTGAACTGGGTCATCGGAGGTGTTCTGCTCATCCTGGCGATGGCCGCAGGATTCACCGGATACTCGCTTCCGGACGACCTTCTTTCCGGTAACGGTCTTCGTATCATCGACGGCGTGATCAAATCCATTCCGGTGGTGGGAACCTACATCAGCTTCTTCCTGTTCGGGGGTGAATTCCCGGGCACCGTCATCATTCCGCGCCTGTATGTGCTCCACATACTCCTGATTCCCGCTCTGATTCTCCTTCTGATCGCGATGCACCTTTTCCTGGTCGTTGTTCACAAGCACACTCAGTTCCCCGGCCCCGGCCGCACCAACGACAATGTGGTGGGCTACCCGGTTGGCCCTGTGTATGCTGCCAAGGCGGGCGGTTTCTTCTTCATTGTCTTCGGTATCATCGCCGCCATATCGGCAGCGTTCACAATCAACCCGATCTGGAACTACGGACCCTACGACCCCTCCCCTGTTTCTGCCGGCACGCAGCCGGACTGGTACATCGGTTGGGTAGATGGCGCGCTGCGGCTTATGCCTGGCATCCTGGCTGGTCTCCCCTTCGAGTGGCAGATTCCGTTCCCCTGGGGCACCAATACGCTCTCGCTGAACGTCCTGTTCCCTGCGCTCGTGCCTGCAGGTATCGTCTTCACGCTCCTGTTCGCCTGGCCGTGGATCGAAGCCTGGGTAACCAAGGACCGCCGCGAGAAGCACTTGCTCGACCGGCCGCGTAATGCTCCTACCCGCACCGGCATCGGCGTGGCAGGCGTCGTGTTCTACTGCGTCATGTGGGCAGCAGCCAGCTCCGACCTCATCGCTACGCACTTCATGGTCTCGCTGAATGACGTGACCTATTGGCTCCGGGCTCTGGTGATCATCGGTCCGTTCATCGGATTCATCGTCGCCCGCCGGATTGCGTTGGCTCTTCAGCGCAAGGACCGCGAAATTGTGCTCCATGGCCGCGAGACCGGTCGCATCGTGCGGCTTCCTCACGGCGAATTCATCGAGGTTCACGAGCCGGTGGATGAGTACAAGCGGTACAAGTTGGTGAGCTTCGATTCCCCCGAGGCCCTGTCCGCCCAGGCGGATGTGAATGGCCATGTGTCAAAGGGCGAGAAGGGCCGGGCGTGGGCTTCGAAGTTCTTCTTCGAGGATCGCGTTGCACCAGTGACGCCGGCCGAGCTCGAGGAAGCTCACTCCCACGGCCATCATGGCGAGGTTGCGAACGAGCATGACAAGGCTGCCATCTCCAGTAGGTAG